The DNA segment CGACGAGCCCGTCGGACTCGAGCTGGATGAGCGCCGACCTCACCGGCAGCCTCGAGACGCCGATCGACTCGGCGAGCGTCTCCTGGCGGAGCTTGTGCCCCGGCGGGAGGGTTCCGTCGAGGATGGCCTCGCGGATGATGTCGTACGCCATGACCCCGACCGATCGGTAGCCCGTCGCGTGCCGCCCGGCGAGCCGGGCCAGCGCATCCTCGCCTTCGCCACCGCTCGTTCGGGTCGGCTGCTCGTCCACGGCGTTCTCGTCCCGGGTCATGGATCCCGAATGTATCGGAAAGATCACGCTGGAGTCTGCATTTTGGATCCAGAAACTTTGCATCGCCCCCGGCGCTCCCCCGGTCGGCCGACCCCGCGGCTCACTCCGAACGCAAGGGCCCCTCGGCCTGCGCCTCGTCGAAACCGGCCCGGTAGCCGTCCTCGTACGCCTCCTCCGACCCCTGCCGGAACAGGTCCCGGTCGGACGGACGCACGATCGATCGGGCACCCGGCAGGTCGAGGTCGCCCACGAGTCGGCCGAGCCCCCGCACGATCGCGACCGGCACACCAGAGGACTTGCCCTTGACGAGCTCGGCCGCGCCGGCCAGTTCGTCGGCCACGCACGGCATCGTCACCGCGAGCGGCTTGCCCGTGGCATCCGCCCCGCCCCGCAGGTCGTCGAAGACGTGCACGCCCGCCGCTCCGATCGCGATGTCGGTCTGCCCCTCGCGCCACGGTCGGCCGAGCGTGTCGGAGACGAGCACGCCGACCCGGGCCCCGGTCAGCGAGCGGATGCCGGTGGCCAACGCGCGCGCGGACGCATCCGGATCGACCGGAAGGAGCAGCACGGTGCCGTCCGGTGCGTTCGAGGCGTCGACCCCGGCGGCGGCGCCGATGATGCCGAGCCGGTTCTCGACGATCCGCGTCACGGAATCGGCCGTCTGCCGGGTCGCGACGACCCGCACGGTCTCGTCCGTGATCGCCTGCTCGCGATCGTCCGCGAGCACGACACGACCCTCGGCCTTCGAGACGACCTTGGACGTGACGACGAGGATGTCGCCGTCGGCGAGGGGGTCGGCGAGCGCCCGGACGATGAGTGCGGCGAGGTCGTCCGCGTGCTCGATCTCGGGGATCCCCTCGATGCCTTCGATGCTGTACCTCACGCGCGCCCCTCCGCTCGGTTCACCTCACATCTTGGCAGCCGGACCCGTCGCTGGAAGACTTCGCTCAGGCGCGATCCGTGCCGCGGGGGGAGATGCTCATGTCCGAGGTCGCCGCGCAACGCCCGAAGCGGCCCGTGGTCGTCTGGGACCTCGTGCTGACCATCGCGCTGCTCGTGCTCATGACGGGTATCGGATTCGTGTTGTTCTTCATGTCGTTCTTCCTCGCGTTCGCGGGCGACTCGTGCGGGGCGTCCTCCGTGTGCGACTTCGATCGCATGGGCACCGGCATGCTCGTCGCGATCATCGGCGTCCCGGCGATCGGGGTCCTGGCGCTCGTCGCCGCGATCCTGATGCTCGTGCTGCGGCGCATCGCGTTCTGGGTGCCGCTGGCCGGCATCGTGCTCATGGCCGGGATGTTCGCGCTCGGCGCCTGGATCACGTTCTCGGCGGTGCAACCCGCCGCCGGCTGACACGAGGGGAGCCGCATGTCCGAGACCGCCGCCGTCGACGGCACCGACGAGGAGCGCCACGAGACCGCGGGCGAACGCCTGGATCGCAAGTGGAACGACATCCTCCAGGAGCTGCGCGTCGTGATGACCGGCACCCAACTGATCACGGGCTTCCTGCTCGCGGTCGCGTTCCAGCCGAAGTTCGCCGAACTCGAGGCCTACGAGGTCGGGCTGTACCTCGTCCTCGTGGTCCTCGCGACCGCCGCGACGATGCTCGGCCTCGCCCCGGTGATCCTGCATCGCGAACTCAGCGGCCAGAAGCAGAAGGAGCGCGTGGTCCGGATCGCCAACTCGCTCCTGCTCGCGCTGCTCGTGGTGGTCTCACTCGTGGCGGTCGGCGTGGCGAGCCTCATCTTCGACGTGACCGTGAACCGCCAGGCCGGATGGACGGCCGGCGGCGTGGCGTTCGCGTTGGTGCTGACCTTCTGGATCGTGGTGCCGAGGATCGGCAAGCGCGCCGCGCGGCGCACCTGACCGCTCGCGGGCGGCCGTCCGCGCGTACCGGAGCGGTCGGCGGCCGAGCCTAGGCTGGATCGCATGCGCATCGCCACGTGGAACGTCAACTCCATCCGCACCCGATACGGCCGCGTGGTCGACTGGATGGTGCGCGAAGACGTCGACGTGCTCGCGATGCAGGAGATCAAGTGCAAGCCCGAGCAGTTCCCGCACGACGCGTTCGAATCCGCGGGGTACGAGCTCGCGATCCACGGGCTCAACCAGTGGAACGGCGTGGCCATCGCGAGCCGCCTGCCGATCGCCGATGTCGAGACGGAGTTCCCGGGGATGCCCGGCTTCCTCAAGGGGCACGAGGGGCCCGAACTCCCGAAGGAGGCACGGGCGATCGGCGCGACGATCGACGGCGTCAGGCTGTGGAGCCTCTACGTGCCGAACGGCCGCTCGCTGGGCGATCCGCACTACACCTACAAGCTCGACTGGCTCGCGGCGCTCACCGAACTCGCACGCACCGAGACGGATGCCTCGCCCGAGCGCCCGTTCGCCCTCATGGGCGACTTCAACATCGCTCCGTTCGACGACGACAACGGCGACCCCACCGTCGTCGAGGGCGTCACGACCCACGTCTCGCCCGCCGAGCGGGCCGCGTTCCGCGAACTCGAAT comes from the Agromyces marinus genome and includes:
- a CDS encoding DUF6328 family protein, whose protein sequence is MSETAAVDGTDEERHETAGERLDRKWNDILQELRVVMTGTQLITGFLLAVAFQPKFAELEAYEVGLYLVLVVLATAATMLGLAPVILHRELSGQKQKERVVRIANSLLLALLVVVSLVAVGVASLIFDVTVNRQAGWTAGGVAFALVLTFWIVVPRIGKRAARRT
- a CDS encoding exodeoxyribonuclease III codes for the protein MRIATWNVNSIRTRYGRVVDWMVREDVDVLAMQEIKCKPEQFPHDAFESAGYELAIHGLNQWNGVAIASRLPIADVETEFPGMPGFLKGHEGPELPKEARAIGATIDGVRLWSLYVPNGRSLGDPHYTYKLDWLAALTELARTETDASPERPFALMGDFNIAPFDDDNGDPTVVEGVTTHVSPAERAAFRELESAGLQDVVRPIVPTGFTYWDYKQLRFPRNEGLRIDFILGSASFAELVTEASIHRNERKGDAPSDHVPVLVRLDRETSDDGDLPMIFG
- the cofE gene encoding coenzyme F420-0:L-glutamate ligase, whose protein sequence is MRYSIEGIEGIPEIEHADDLAALIVRALADPLADGDILVVTSKVVSKAEGRVVLADDREQAITDETVRVVATRQTADSVTRIVENRLGIIGAAAGVDASNAPDGTVLLLPVDPDASARALATGIRSLTGARVGVLVSDTLGRPWREGQTDIAIGAAGVHVFDDLRGGADATGKPLAVTMPCVADELAGAAELVKGKSSGVPVAIVRGLGRLVGDLDLPGARSIVRPSDRDLFRQGSEEAYEDGYRAGFDEAQAEGPLRSE